From a single Tachypleus tridentatus isolate NWPU-2018 chromosome 6, ASM421037v1, whole genome shotgun sequence genomic region:
- the LOC143251545 gene encoding E3 SUMO-protein ligase ZBED1-like yields the protein MQAWAEFKLQKTKGARIQHALDASHAETVEENRHYMKAVIDALLYTACQNKAQRGHREGSQSDNRGNFLKLLDMISRYDEIVKKKLSGPANAKYTHHDIQNELLDIIVGMIRKDISKDIMEAENFALMVDETKDVSKQGPLCQKLVTFFRKSVLASNELTQRQKQMGLPHHSLIIDCATWWNSTYEMFDRLIEQRLAVYAVLHSNVVKDSQAKVLDITDKDWEVIQDIVPVLQPLYIATRGLCSEQYPTLSGVMPIVYSLLEIHLKTKDSDSNVVKNFKVEISQDLKRRFNTETEDMCKNIRMMCSFMDPRYKELPFLTPAQRDVVHREIICYCQKLAQSESQVTGVAADRSVPQHQSAEVNSSTKPGSKLSQDDMAYFLGDFYEQDCSVVVPESPEAELELLYLEQKPIPCKESPFACWRNEQSSYPTMSKLARTLLSIPGTSVPSERVFSCAGGTVTKLRSSLDPDTVDMLIFFKQTIKAKTMPRVWIMSP from the exons ATGCAAGCTTGGGCAgagtttaaattgcagaaaacaaagggtGCAAGGATCCAACATGCTCTCGATGCAAGCCATGCTGAAACTGTGGAGGAAAACCGACATTATATGAAAGCCGTGATAGATGCACTGCTCTACACAGCCTGCCAGAATAAAGCTCAGAGAGGTcacagggaaggtagtcagtcagaTAACAGGGGCAATTTCCTGAAACTTCTTGACATGATTTCCAGGTATGATGAAATCGTGAAGAAGAAGCTGAGTGGTCCTGCCAATGCCAAGTACACGCACCATGATATCCAAAACGAACTGCTTGACATCATAGTTGGAATGATCAGAAAGGATATCAGCAAAGACATCATGGAAGCTGAGAATTTTGCTCTAATGGtggatgaaacaaaggatgtgagcaaACAAGGTCCATTGTG CCAAAAACTAGTAACTTTTTTTCGAAAATCCGTGTTAGCTTCCAATGAGCTCACCCAACGTCAAAAGCAGATGGGATTACCGCACCACAGTTTGATCATAGACTGTGCAACATGGTGGAATAGCACGTACGAGATGTTTGACAGACTTATAGAACAGAGACTTGCTGTATATGCAGTCTTGCACAGTAATGTTGTGAAGGACTCTCAAGCAAAGGTTCTTGACATTACTGATAAAGACTGGGAGGTCATTCAAGATATTGTTCCAGTTCTTCAGCCTTTATACATAGCCACAAGGGGTCTTTGCTCAGAACAATATCCAACCCTCTCTGGGGTGATGCCGATCGTGTACAGTCTGTTGGAGATCCATTTAAAGACCAAAGACTCAGATTCCAATGTGGTTAAAAACTTCAAAGTTGAAATCTCACAAGATCTGAAAAGACGTTTCAACACAGAAACTGAAGACATGTGCAAAAACATTAGAATGATGTGTTCTTTCATGGATCCCCGATACAAAGAATTGCCATTTTTGACACCAGCTCAGCGAGATGTAGTTCACCGAGAAATCATTTGTTACTGTCAAAAACTGGCACAGTCTGAATCACAAGTCACTGGAGTAGCAGCTGACAGGTCTGTTCCTCAACATCAGTCAGCAGAGGTGAATTCAAGTACCAAACCAGGCAGCAAACTATCACAAGACGACATGGCTTATTTCTTGGGTGATTTTTATGAACAAGACTGTTCTGTTGTTGTTCCTGAATCCCCCGAGGCTGAATTAGAACTCCTCTACCTGGAGCAAAAGCCAATCCCATGCAAAGAATCTCCGTTTGCCTGTTGGCGAAATGAACAATCATCGTATCCAACGATGTCTAAACTGGCCCGAACACTGCTCTCCATTCCAGGCACCTCTGTACCGTCCGAGCGGGTATTTTCCTGTGCTGGTG GAACTGTTACAAAATTGAGATCGTCTCTTGATCCCGACACAGTGgacatgttgattttttttaaacaaacgatTAAAGCCAAAACAATGCCAAGAGTGTGGATCATGTCTCCATAA